In Pseudoalteromonas nigrifaciens, the sequence CTTCACCGTATTTTTCGTCGCTAATACCAAATATAGCGGCATCTTGAACACCTGGGTAGGTATAAAGCACTTCTTCTATTTCGCGGGGATAAATATTTTCGCCGCCGCGAATTATCATGTCTTTAATGCGGCCAACAATACTAACAAAGCCCTCACTGTCCATTACCCCTAAGTCGCCAGAATGCAGCCAACCATCTTGATCTATAGTCGCTTTGGTTTTTTCTTCATCGTTCCAGTAGCAGCGCATAATACCTGCACCGCGACTACATACTTCACCCGATTGCCCTACGGGTTGAATATTACCTAGCTCGTCAATTATTTTAACTTCGGTATGCGCTAATGCACGGCCTACTGTGGTTACTTGGCGCTCAATTGATGAGTCGGTTTCAGTAATATTATTAATAGGGCTACACTCAGTTTGGCCATATGCAATAACTACTTCGTGCATATTCATTAAAGTTTGTACTTTGCGCATTACTTGCTCTGGGCAGGTAGAGCCGGCCATTACACCAGTGCGTAATGTACTTAAGTCGTAATCATTAAAGTTACTTAATTCAAGCTCACTAATAAACATGGTCGGTACACCATGCAGTGCTGTACAGCCCTCATTTTGTACTACTTCGAGAGTTGTTTTTGGATCAAATGCACCCCCAGGATAAACTGCTGTAGCCCCTTTGCTCATAGACACTAAACTGCCAAGTACCATACCAAAGCAATGATAAAGTGGCACAGGTATGCATATTTTATCTTTATTGGTAATGTGCATGGCTTCACCAACAAATAACGCATTATTTAAAATGTTTTTGTGGGTAAGCGTTGCCCCTTTGGGGTTGCCAGTGGTGCCAGACGTAAATTGAATATTGATATCTTGATTGCAATTAAGAGTTGCGGCGACTGAATCTAACTGCTGTTTATGCTCTTGAGTTGCAAGTGCGGTTACTTCAGCGAATGAAAACATGCCAGAGCTTGCTTCATCACCAATTCTAATTACGTTTTTAAGCGTGGGAAGAGCAGCGGCATTAAGCTGACCTTTTTCGCACTCTGCTAGCTCTGGCGCCAAACTTTGTAGCATTTGCAGATAGTTGCTGCCTTTAAATTCGGAAGCAGTAATTAAGGTGGTGCACTCAACGCTGTTTAAAGCGTACTGCAATTCGCTGGGGCGATAAGCTGGGTTTACACAGACCATAATTGCGCCAATTTTAGCGGTGGCGAACTGAGTTAAACACCATTGGATGTTATTTGGTGACCAAATACCTACTCTTTCTCCAGGCTTAATACCCAGTGCAAGTAAACCCATGGCTAATTGATTAACTTGATGCTGAAATTCTTTATAGCTCAAGCGAATGTTTTGATGGTGCACAACCACGGCTAATGCGTCGGGGGTATTGTCGACAATGCTGTCGAAGTAGTCACCTATGGTTTGTTTGGTTAATGGGGTGCTTTGTATTCCTTTAAAATAACTCTGCAATAGCGGCATAGGGTTTATTTTTTCTATTTCTTTAACCGCTTTTGTTGTTACATTCATGTCATTCTCCGTATCAGTAGATATGAATTGCTTGAATGATAAATAAACATATATTGTCGACAAAGGGAGGGGGGGTAGACTAATGTCTTAGGTTTGTTGCTGAAAATGAAATAAGCAAAAATAAAGCAAAAAAAACGCGCCTTACACTGTAAGTACGCGCTTTTAGCAACGACTAAATGAGGTTACATTTCGTCGCTGCGGTAAGTTTTTTTCATAATATAAACGTAAGCGTTTACAAAAGCATTTTCTTGATACTTTTTAAGACCGGTATCCTCAAAATCAATGGGGATAGGGTTGCGTTTAACTTGCTCTTTAATTTCGGTTGTTGTAAATAATTTTACATCAAGGTTTTCGATTAGCTGAATCGCGGTTTCCATTTTAAAACCATTAGCACTACCAGCAAATTTACCTTTTGGAGCACGTTGACGTATTGCAACAGAATCAATTTGGTAATCTTGCATTAGCTTGGCAAAATCAAACTGAAACTTACGCATTACTTCTGTGTCGTTACCGTTACCTAAGGTAAAGCGTGTTTGGCGCACGTCGCGAATATCAAATACGTCATTATCTTTACTTAAAATACAAAGTAGTACATCACTACCGGTAATATCTACACCACATGTTCTCATTACTATTCTCTAATATAACTTAATTACCCAGTATTATACGCAACATCCATTAAATTGCGAGAGTAAGCACTTAAGTCAGTTGTAAATTTAACGGCGATTAGATTTATTATATTGATGCAATAAAATCTGCGCCGAAACATTATTAATTTAGCCTTTATAACAAAATAGCAGGTGTTTTAGCCGCTTTAAACTTGTAATTAGTAGCGTTGCACGCGACAATATCTTTTTTGTAGTTGAGCAGACTCAGCATCTACATTAGCCAAATTTGGCGAAAAATAGTCAATGCTTATTCGTAAGAGCGTTGTCGAGTCATTCTCATTTAATTAATTTAAAAAATACACGTGATACATTGTAGGTGTCACCACTGTAGCAAGGATTTATAATGCCAGTTATTACTCTCCCTGACGGAAGTCAACGTAGTTTTGAAAACCCAGTAAGTACGCTAGATGTTGCCAACGATATTGGCCCAGGACTCGCTAAAGCGACCATTGCTGGCCGTGTTAATGGCGAGCGTGTTGATGCATGTGACCTAATAAGTGAAGATTCGCGCCTTGAAATCATCACCGCAAAAGACGACGACGGCTTAGAAATTATTCGTCACTCGTGTGCACACTTAATTGGGCATGCGGTTAAGCAGCTTTTCCCAGATGCAAAAATGGCAATTGGTCCTACTATTGATAACGGCTTTTATTACGATATTGATATGGAACAGTCGTTATCTCAAGATGATCTTGACGCGATTGAAAAGCGTATGTTGCAACTTGCTAAAACAAACTACGATGTAGTTAAAAAAACCGTAAGCTGGCAAGAAGCACGCGATGTATTTGCAGCGCGTGGTGAAACATACAAAATAGAAATTTTGGATGAAAATATCGCTAAAGATGACCGTCCAGGGTTATATCATCACGAAGAATATGTAGACATGTGTCGTGGCCCT encodes:
- a CDS encoding AMP-binding protein, coding for MNVTTKAVKEIEKINPMPLLQSYFKGIQSTPLTKQTIGDYFDSIVDNTPDALAVVVHHQNIRLSYKEFQHQVNQLAMGLLALGIKPGERVGIWSPNNIQWCLTQFATAKIGAIMVCVNPAYRPSELQYALNSVECTTLITASEFKGSNYLQMLQSLAPELAECEKGQLNAAALPTLKNVIRIGDEASSGMFSFAEVTALATQEHKQQLDSVAATLNCNQDINIQFTSGTTGNPKGATLTHKNILNNALFVGEAMHITNKDKICIPVPLYHCFGMVLGSLVSMSKGATAVYPGGAFDPKTTLEVVQNEGCTALHGVPTMFISELELSNFNDYDLSTLRTGVMAGSTCPEQVMRKVQTLMNMHEVVIAYGQTECSPINNITETDSSIERQVTTVGRALAHTEVKIIDELGNIQPVGQSGEVCSRGAGIMRCYWNDEEKTKATIDQDGWLHSGDLGVMDSEGFVSIVGRIKDMIIRGGENIYPREIEEVLYTYPGVQDAAIFGISDEKYGEEVCAWIQPKEDAVLDEEQIRLFLKDKLAYFKVPRHIRFVENYPMTVTGKLQKFKMREQMQEELAEKAFS
- a CDS encoding DUF3010 family protein, with the protein product MRTCGVDITGSDVLLCILSKDNDVFDIRDVRQTRFTLGNGNDTEVMRKFQFDFAKLMQDYQIDSVAIRQRAPKGKFAGSANGFKMETAIQLIENLDVKLFTTTEIKEQVKRNPIPIDFEDTGLKKYQENAFVNAYVYIMKKTYRSDEM